In Lactobacillus xylocopicola, the genomic stretch CATATTTAGCCTTAACCAATAAACATATAAACTGCATATAAATAATCTAAAATTGTAATAAACATCAAAATATCCCCTCCTCTTATTTTATTAAGAATATTAACTATGTAAAACTTAATAAACCCAAAAAATTCACATTTGCGTTTTTTTAACCACATATGAATTTTTAATTACTTAATTTATTCTCTTTAAGAAATCGCTCTAATTCTTTGCCGTACTCTGGCATACCTAAGAAAATAACTATCTTGACTGATTTTTGGCATTCATCTATGTAAATCGAGTTACCAGTTGTGTGATACTTAACGAAGTTTTTAAGTAAGAGTAGTAGATTTTTATGAAAAAATAATTCCGGACGATTCGGAAACGACTTGGCCATGACAAAAAGGGATTTAGTTTCGGCATATCTCTTATTTTCAATACACAAAAACAACAAATTGGTAATAATTCCTAATACTCTTATTTGAACATCTAAACTATTGCTAGCACTGAATTTTTTTATAGCTTTCCGGGCAATCAAGAAATTACTGTCAAGGTCATATAGTCGCATAAAATTACAATAGGTTGCTAAAGTTTGCTGGTCAAAGTCACTAATATTAAATATCCTGTTTCTAATTGCCGACTTGGTTTTTTCGTCTAGGTCATCAATGTTATTGTTTACCAGGGCTATGTAACCTTTAACTAGAGTTAATAAATTATCTTTATTGGGTAATCGACCCTGTTCAAGTAATGTTTTGATGTGCTCAAGTTTACTAAGCGAGCTTTCGTAATAGGCCTCATTGATTAACCTTTTTAATTCATATTCATGGTTATACTGCAGACTTTTTTCCAGATTGATATTTTCAAAAAACTCCGCCACGGAGATGCCATTATAATCGAGCAAATTAATCAGGTCATCCGCTGCAATCCGGTTGAGACCCTTTT encodes the following:
- a CDS encoding helix-turn-helix domain-containing protein yields the protein MKTNELLKHYRLLANKTQKEWAGTAISPSFYSKIEKGLNRIAADDLINLLDYNGISVAEFFENINLEKSLQYNHEYELKRLINEAYYESSLSKLEHIKTLLEQGRLPNKDNLLTLVKGYIALVNNNIDDLDEKTKSAIRNRIFNISDFDQQTLATYCNFMRLYDLDSNFLIARKAIKKFSASNSLDVQIRVLGIITNLLFLCIENKRYAETKSLFVMAKSFPNRPELFFHKNLLLLLKNFVKYHTTGNSIYIDECQKSVKIVIFLGMPEYGKELERFLKENKLSN